Proteins encoded by one window of Brevibacterium atlanticum:
- a CDS encoding thiamine pyrophosphate-binding protein, translated as MQSDEILNGAEVVARAVSRLGASHCFGVVGSGNFAVTNALIADGVRFVAARHEGGAVTMADGCARMSGIPTLVSVHQGCGLTNTATGLGEAAKSRTPIIVLTAESARGDVNSNFTIDQDAFAESVGATARRLHRPETVLDDVLDAWRTAVVERRTVVLSMPLDVQSASVLNCADVDEAVDRLREQLDGAATVVPADVEALFDELDRSERPVFIAGRGARRAAGAIAEFAEATGALVATSAVAKGLFNTAGHQAPDFNLGISGGFSSPATADLIMNADLIVSFGCALNDWTTRHGRLLADGARLVQIDVDAAAPGRFRDIDLALVGDAAATARVAVQSWRSSRNGSSRIGYRTVEVKRAIAEGDWRSQPIDPDLVSGPGVDPRAITLRLDEILPDERIVSVDSGNFMGYPSQFLGVPDENGFCFTQAFQSIGLGLATAIGAALAQPGRLPVLGTGDGGFHMAIAELETAVRLSLPLVCIVYNDAAYGAEVHHFGTRGAQVSLETVRFPQTDVAEIARGFGADAITVEALSDLDAVTEWIAGSPTKPLIIDAHISSDGGAWWLQEAFSHH; from the coding sequence ATGCAGAGCGATGAGATTCTCAACGGTGCGGAAGTGGTGGCGAGGGCTGTGTCGCGGCTCGGAGCCTCACACTGCTTCGGAGTTGTGGGATCGGGAAACTTTGCTGTGACCAATGCACTCATCGCCGACGGGGTCCGCTTCGTCGCTGCCCGTCACGAAGGCGGAGCGGTGACTATGGCCGACGGATGTGCTCGCATGAGTGGAATTCCCACTCTGGTCAGCGTCCATCAAGGCTGTGGTCTGACGAACACAGCGACCGGTCTGGGTGAAGCTGCGAAGTCGAGGACTCCGATCATCGTCCTCACCGCAGAATCCGCGCGCGGCGACGTGAACTCGAACTTCACGATCGATCAGGACGCATTTGCGGAATCTGTCGGTGCGACGGCTCGGCGGCTGCATCGGCCGGAGACTGTGCTCGACGACGTGCTCGACGCCTGGCGCACAGCGGTTGTCGAACGACGAACCGTCGTGCTCAGTATGCCCTTGGACGTGCAATCCGCCTCGGTGCTGAATTGCGCAGATGTCGATGAAGCTGTCGATCGTCTGCGTGAGCAGCTGGATGGGGCGGCAACTGTTGTCCCCGCTGATGTCGAGGCTCTGTTCGATGAACTCGATCGGTCGGAGCGCCCGGTGTTCATCGCCGGTCGCGGAGCTCGCCGGGCAGCGGGGGCCATCGCAGAATTCGCCGAAGCCACAGGAGCGCTTGTGGCGACCTCAGCGGTGGCGAAGGGACTATTCAATACCGCAGGCCACCAAGCTCCGGACTTCAACCTGGGAATATCGGGTGGGTTCTCCTCGCCGGCAACTGCCGACCTGATCATGAATGCGGATCTCATCGTCAGTTTCGGATGTGCCCTCAATGATTGGACTACCCGGCACGGGAGACTGCTTGCAGATGGGGCTCGTCTCGTCCAGATCGACGTCGACGCGGCGGCGCCGGGACGCTTTCGGGACATTGATCTTGCTCTCGTCGGCGATGCGGCCGCCACCGCTCGGGTGGCTGTCCAGTCTTGGAGAAGCTCTCGCAACGGATCCTCTCGAATCGGCTATCGCACCGTGGAGGTGAAGAGAGCGATCGCCGAGGGAGACTGGAGGAGTCAGCCGATCGATCCGGATCTCGTCAGCGGACCGGGCGTTGACCCCCGTGCGATCACGCTGCGACTCGACGAAATCCTGCCGGATGAGCGGATAGTCTCGGTCGATTCGGGGAACTTTATGGGCTACCCGTCTCAATTCCTCGGAGTCCCCGACGAGAATGGGTTCTGTTTCACCCAGGCGTTCCAATCCATCGGATTGGGGCTGGCAACGGCGATCGGTGCTGCGTTGGCGCAGCCGGGCAGGCTTCCGGTGCTCGGCACCGGTGATGGTGGATTCCACATGGCCATTGCCGAGCTCGAAACGGCTGTGCGCCTGAGTCTGCCGCTCGTGTGCATCGTCTACAACGACGCAGCCTACGGTGCCGAGGTTCACCATTTCGGTACGCGCGGTGCGCAGGTGTCTCTCGAAACGGTGAGGTTTCCGCAGACCGATGTGGCGGAGATCGCTCGGGGATTCGGTGCCGACGCGATTACGGTCGAGGCGCTGTCCGACCTCGATGCTGTCACGGAATGGATCGCGGGCAGTCCGACGAAACCTCTTATCATCGATGCCCATATCTCCTCCGACGGAGGAGCCTGGTGGTTGCAGGAGGCGTTCAGCCACCACTGA
- a CDS encoding bifunctional proline dehydrogenase/L-glutamate gamma-semialdehyde dehydrogenase, giving the protein MLHTDTDLEQLTARSIDTVRRWLRVATSKTAAKNPAAERLSAVLSDPNGLDFTVGFVDRVVRTDDVHAAADALSEVGKLAPETMSALDRAQIRAGAALGRIAPQVVVPAARTRLRQMVGHMVVDARDKQFGKTVAALTGDGHRLNINLLGEAVLGDGEADHHLEETHRLLAREDVDYVSVKVSSVASQISMWAFDETVDYVVDRLRPLYSQAAKAPTGAKFVNLDMEEYQDLELTIAVFTRLLSEPEFKDLEAGIVIQAYQPDALGAVQRLSEFAANRVENGGVGVKVRLVKGANLAMETVHAEIAGWPATTCDSKQSTDANYKRVLHWLFTPERMKGLRIGVAGHNLFDIAFAHHLADDREVTHRVEFEMLQGMASEQAAAVTEDVGDLLLYVPAVHPKEFDVAISYLVRRLEENSASENFMSGIFDLANGNEVFKREADRFTAAVAQLEGILETEGETAPKPNRTQDRAAEADSTAAAAASVVPEQFFNEPDTDPSLPANQAWVRKIIAEATAPGYLDDRPHAPSVESTDELDEMIARGRAAAKGWRELGAAGRAEILHKAANIFAARRGEFIAVEAAEVGKMPSQSDPEVSEAIDFIRYYAINSLELESLDGATFTPDEMVVITPPWNFPIAIPTGGTVAALAAGSAVIHKPSKPTPHCSALIIDCLWEAGVPKDVLQLCAPVERELGQHLVSHPDVDRVILTGASETAALFKSFRPELHVNAETSGKNALVITPAADRDLAMADLMYSAFGHAGQKCSAASLGIMVGSTYDSERYRRQLVDAASSMVVDWPANLAATMGPLTEDPSDKLHRALTSLEPGESWLLEPKQLDDTGRLWSPGIKDGVKPGSFFHLTEVFGPVLGLMHAHDLDEAIEFQNAVDFGLTGGIHSLDPEEVATWLDRVEVGNAYVNRGITGAIVRRQSFGGWKQSSVGLGSKAGGPNYLMLFGHFDDDPASLPGAGDDDNRRLEAAKADDRRWFDREFGAAKDLTGLNAEANIFRYRPRPVTLRVSAEASLFDLERSLHAAATVGSTVQVSVAEDVPAEVKLAITNANVAARTESAEKFAEMVGEGRYDDTVGARIRILGRFEDELLAAAAPRPEVAIIDEPVTSSGRVELRYYVQEQAVSMTLHRFGNPSRDFHTLATTLTS; this is encoded by the coding sequence TTGCTGCACACCGACACCGATCTCGAACAGCTGACCGCCCGGTCCATCGACACCGTCCGCCGATGGCTGCGGGTGGCGACGTCGAAGACCGCCGCGAAGAACCCCGCCGCCGAACGGCTCTCCGCGGTCCTCTCCGATCCCAACGGTCTCGACTTCACCGTCGGGTTCGTCGACCGCGTGGTGCGCACCGATGACGTCCACGCGGCCGCCGACGCCCTGAGCGAGGTCGGCAAGCTCGCCCCCGAGACCATGTCCGCTCTCGACCGTGCCCAGATCAGGGCCGGTGCTGCGCTCGGACGGATCGCCCCGCAGGTCGTCGTGCCCGCCGCCCGCACCCGCCTGCGCCAGATGGTCGGGCACATGGTCGTCGACGCCCGCGACAAGCAGTTCGGCAAGACCGTGGCCGCGCTCACCGGCGACGGCCACCGACTCAACATCAACCTCCTCGGTGAAGCCGTGCTCGGTGACGGCGAGGCCGATCATCACCTCGAAGAGACCCACCGTCTGCTCGCGCGGGAGGACGTCGACTACGTCTCGGTCAAGGTCTCCTCGGTCGCCTCGCAGATCTCGATGTGGGCCTTCGATGAGACGGTCGACTACGTCGTCGACCGTCTCCGTCCCCTCTACAGTCAGGCCGCGAAAGCTCCGACGGGGGCGAAGTTCGTCAACCTCGACATGGAGGAATACCAGGACCTCGAGCTGACGATCGCCGTGTTCACCCGGCTGCTCTCGGAGCCGGAGTTCAAGGACCTCGAGGCCGGAATCGTCATCCAGGCCTACCAGCCCGACGCCCTCGGCGCGGTGCAGCGTCTGAGCGAATTCGCTGCGAACCGCGTCGAGAACGGCGGAGTCGGCGTCAAGGTCCGCCTCGTCAAGGGCGCGAACCTCGCGATGGAGACCGTGCACGCCGAGATCGCCGGCTGGCCGGCGACGACGTGCGATTCGAAGCAGTCAACGGACGCGAACTACAAGCGGGTCCTGCACTGGCTGTTCACGCCTGAGCGGATGAAGGGGCTGCGCATCGGCGTAGCCGGACACAACCTCTTCGACATCGCCTTCGCCCACCACCTCGCCGATGACCGCGAGGTCACCCACCGAGTCGAGTTCGAGATGCTCCAGGGCATGGCCAGCGAACAGGCTGCCGCCGTGACCGAGGACGTCGGCGACCTCCTCCTCTATGTCCCTGCCGTACACCCGAAGGAGTTCGACGTCGCGATCTCCTACCTCGTGCGCCGCCTCGAGGAGAACTCCGCCTCGGAGAACTTCATGTCCGGCATCTTCGACCTCGCCAACGGCAACGAGGTATTCAAACGCGAGGCCGACCGGTTCACCGCCGCCGTCGCCCAGCTCGAGGGCATCCTCGAGACCGAGGGTGAGACCGCGCCGAAGCCGAACCGGACCCAGGATCGCGCCGCCGAGGCGGATTCCACGGCCGCCGCAGCAGCCTCGGTGGTCCCCGAGCAGTTCTTCAACGAACCCGACACCGATCCTTCCTTGCCGGCGAACCAGGCGTGGGTGCGAAAGATCATCGCCGAGGCGACCGCCCCGGGCTACCTCGACGACCGCCCTCATGCGCCGAGTGTCGAATCGACGGACGAACTCGATGAGATGATCGCCCGCGGTCGCGCCGCGGCGAAGGGCTGGCGCGAGCTCGGGGCGGCCGGTCGTGCGGAGATCCTCCACAAGGCGGCGAACATCTTCGCTGCCCGCCGCGGTGAGTTCATCGCCGTCGAGGCCGCCGAGGTCGGCAAGATGCCCTCGCAGTCAGACCCCGAGGTCTCCGAAGCCATCGACTTCATCCGCTACTACGCGATCAACTCGCTCGAACTCGAGAGCCTCGACGGTGCGACGTTCACCCCGGACGAGATGGTCGTCATCACTCCCCCGTGGAACTTCCCCATCGCAATCCCCACCGGCGGCACGGTGGCGGCCCTGGCGGCCGGGTCCGCGGTGATCCACAAGCCATCGAAGCCGACGCCGCACTGCTCGGCGCTCATCATCGACTGCCTGTGGGAGGCCGGCGTTCCGAAGGACGTCCTCCAGCTGTGCGCCCCTGTCGAGCGCGAGCTCGGCCAGCATCTCGTCTCGCATCCCGATGTCGACAGGGTCATCCTCACCGGGGCCTCGGAGACGGCGGCGCTGTTCAAGTCCTTCCGCCCCGAACTCCACGTCAACGCGGAGACCTCGGGCAAGAACGCCCTGGTCATCACCCCGGCCGCGGACCGGGACCTGGCAATGGCCGATCTCATGTATTCGGCATTCGGCCACGCCGGGCAGAAGTGCTCGGCCGCCTCGTTGGGCATTATGGTCGGTTCGACCTACGATTCCGAGCGTTACCGGCGCCAGCTCGTCGATGCCGCCTCGTCGATGGTCGTCGACTGGCCGGCGAACCTCGCGGCCACCATGGGACCACTGACCGAGGATCCCTCCGACAAGCTGCACCGGGCGCTGACCTCGCTCGAGCCCGGCGAGTCCTGGCTGCTCGAGCCCAAGCAGCTCGACGACACCGGCCGGCTGTGGAGCCCGGGCATCAAGGATGGGGTGAAGCCGGGGTCGTTCTTCCACCTCACTGAGGTCTTCGGTCCGGTGCTCGGACTCATGCACGCCCATGATCTCGACGAGGCGATCGAGTTCCAGAACGCCGTGGACTTCGGGCTCACCGGCGGCATCCACTCCCTCGACCCCGAGGAGGTCGCCACCTGGCTCGACCGGGTGGAGGTCGGCAACGCCTACGTCAATCGCGGCATCACCGGAGCGATCGTGCGCCGGCAGTCCTTCGGCGGCTGGAAGCAGTCGTCGGTGGGGCTGGGGTCGAAGGCCGGCGGGCCGAACTACCTCATGCTCTTCGGTCACTTCGACGATGACCCGGCCTCGCTGCCGGGTGCCGGAGACGACGACAATCGCCGCCTCGAGGCGGCGAAGGCCGATGATCGCCGCTGGTTCGATCGCGAATTCGGGGCGGCGAAGGACCTCACCGGGCTCAATGCCGAAGCGAACATCTTCCGCTACCGCCCACGCCCGGTCACCCTGCGAGTGAGCGCCGAAGCGAGCCTGTTCGACCTCGAACGCTCCCTGCATGCGGCGGCGACCGTGGGGTCGACGGTGCAGGTCTCCGTCGCCGAGGATGTGCCCGCCGAGGTGAAGCTGGCCATCACGAACGCCAATGTCGCGGCTCGCACGGAGTCGGCGGAGAAGTTCGCCGAGATGGTGGGCGAAGGTCGCTACGACGACACCGTGGGTGCGCGCATCCGCATCCTCGGCCGCTTCGAAGACGAGCTGCTGGCCGCGGCCGCACCGCGCCCGGAGGTCGCGATCATCGATGAGCCGGTGACCTCCTCGGGGAGAGTCGAGCTGCGGTACTACGTGCAGGAGCAGGCGGTGTCGATGACGCTGCACCGCTTCGGCAACCCCAGCCGCGACTTCCACACCCTCGCCACCACCCTCACCTCCTAA
- a CDS encoding PrpF domain-containing protein, with the protein MTRWIEAAFVRGGTSKGLFFREDALPALGEDGDTSAWDAIFTSALGSPDSFGRQLDGMGGGISSLSKVMVVSASTREGVDLDYTFGQVAIAEAAVDYSGNCGNLSSGVVPFALSAGLVTASDGWHVFRLFNTNTSKFVDVGLNVVDGQAAVDGELVLPGVSGTGASIELIYPDPAGSRTGSLLPTGVAREKFDVDGCRFEATLVDATLPLVVVPSSLVMLRGTEAPGAIDVSAPTMRLIDELRRKAAVRMGLCSTPETAPEVVPKVAIVSNPQSTTLLDGTELPAVDVDILVRVISMGQAHKAVPGTAAMCLAAAALLPGDDSYVRSIIERNSPDWIGPEVRLGTPSGVVTASAVWDDDGQTVTATSLFRTARVLMVGKVAVSD; encoded by the coding sequence ATGACGCGATGGATCGAGGCCGCGTTCGTGCGCGGCGGCACGAGCAAGGGCCTGTTCTTCCGGGAGGATGCGCTGCCCGCGCTGGGAGAGGACGGCGACACCTCCGCGTGGGACGCCATATTCACCTCGGCCCTGGGGTCCCCGGATTCCTTCGGTCGGCAGCTCGACGGGATGGGCGGCGGCATCTCCTCCCTGTCGAAGGTGATGGTCGTGTCCGCCTCGACGCGGGAAGGCGTCGACCTCGACTACACATTCGGTCAGGTCGCCATCGCCGAGGCGGCCGTCGACTACTCCGGCAATTGCGGAAATCTGTCGTCCGGTGTCGTGCCCTTCGCCCTGTCGGCCGGGTTGGTCACGGCCTCCGACGGTTGGCACGTGTTCCGCCTGTTCAATACGAACACGTCGAAGTTCGTCGACGTCGGGCTCAACGTCGTCGACGGACAGGCCGCTGTCGACGGCGAGCTGGTGCTGCCGGGAGTCAGCGGCACGGGTGCCTCGATCGAACTCATCTACCCCGACCCTGCGGGCAGTCGGACCGGTTCACTGCTGCCGACTGGAGTCGCACGCGAGAAGTTTGACGTGGACGGGTGCCGGTTCGAGGCGACGCTTGTCGACGCCACTCTGCCGCTCGTCGTGGTGCCGTCCTCACTGGTGATGCTGCGCGGTACGGAAGCACCGGGTGCCATCGACGTCAGCGCGCCGACGATGCGGCTCATCGACGAGCTGCGACGCAAAGCGGCCGTGCGCATGGGACTGTGCTCGACGCCGGAGACGGCGCCCGAGGTTGTGCCGAAGGTGGCGATCGTGAGCAATCCACAGTCGACCACCCTGCTCGACGGCACGGAGCTTCCCGCCGTTGATGTCGACATCCTCGTCCGCGTCATCTCGATGGGACAGGCGCACAAGGCCGTCCCGGGAACTGCGGCGATGTGCCTGGCTGCGGCCGCGCTGCTGCCCGGCGATGATTCGTATGTGCGGTCGATCATCGAACGCAACAGCCCCGACTGGATCGGCCCCGAGGTGCGACTGGGCACACCATCGGGCGTGGTGACCGCCTCGGCGGTGTGGGACGACGATGGACAGACGGTGACGGCGACCTCCCTGTTCCGCACCGCACGGGTGCTCATGGTCGGGAAGGTCGCCGTCAGCGACTGA
- a CDS encoding FCD domain-containing protein, giving the protein MYSPEFRREAVAALKTSTLAEVAANTGASPSSLRRWVGRSDLADRPRSGRPPIQDTADQVVEALVATAGARISGKDYSTRALAEATGLSQSIVSRSVRGLTVPLTDVGGGRELSLVAAGFPLLILGARTEDAGGEDGGGGPAVPPRRIQRRIAGIAAALRSAGVGRWAQRFDSEHRQVPTDNLLELIAAGGSDRFLVFDPLGEVPVEVVAESDSRVEVHRDFAEFLEALKDLLAGCQDIPGSLLDLLSARVRNGLEGVLWRDSVGVDASRSSMSSDSMEISSWLPKETRSITEHLAIALREEIIDSAYEPGDRINPRLLSRRMRVPRASVDAALRRMVDDKLLDGSRGGARIPLITTGDVLDLYAARMAIGEVVLRSLSLRPQRYLVPVQLALRQVEASAPTRSGIDVEDADLHYQQELARASGLRESARVFEAVTLRLRLFISVLQLDYSPASDRIVSDDRAMFAALSRGDAKTAIEVWRGKVDNAVRHMAGLLGRRRFDQELWTQLTRSLA; this is encoded by the coding sequence ATGTACTCCCCGGAATTCCGCCGTGAGGCCGTGGCGGCGCTGAAGACCTCCACCCTCGCCGAGGTGGCCGCCAACACGGGTGCGTCACCGTCGAGCCTGCGTCGCTGGGTCGGTCGTTCCGACCTCGCCGATCGCCCGCGCAGCGGGCGCCCGCCGATCCAGGACACGGCCGATCAGGTCGTCGAGGCGCTCGTCGCCACCGCCGGGGCGCGGATCTCGGGGAAGGACTATTCGACGCGGGCCCTGGCCGAGGCGACGGGGCTGAGTCAGAGCATCGTGTCGCGATCCGTGCGCGGTCTCACCGTACCCCTCACCGACGTCGGGGGCGGACGCGAACTCAGCCTCGTTGCTGCTGGGTTCCCCCTCCTCATCCTCGGTGCGCGCACCGAGGATGCCGGCGGCGAGGACGGTGGCGGCGGACCTGCGGTGCCGCCTCGGCGGATCCAGCGGCGCATCGCAGGAATCGCCGCCGCACTGCGCTCAGCCGGAGTGGGGCGATGGGCGCAGCGCTTCGACAGCGAGCATCGGCAGGTGCCGACCGATAATCTGCTCGAACTCATCGCCGCAGGCGGCAGCGACCGCTTCCTCGTCTTCGACCCTCTGGGGGAGGTGCCGGTCGAGGTCGTCGCGGAATCCGATTCCCGGGTGGAGGTCCACCGTGACTTCGCCGAGTTCCTCGAGGCGCTCAAGGATCTCCTCGCTGGATGCCAGGACATCCCCGGCTCGCTGCTCGATCTGCTCTCGGCCCGAGTGAGGAACGGTCTCGAAGGTGTGTTGTGGCGCGATTCGGTCGGTGTGGATGCGTCGAGAAGTTCCATGAGTTCTGACTCAATGGAGATCTCGTCGTGGCTGCCGAAAGAGACGCGGTCGATCACCGAACACCTCGCGATCGCTCTGCGCGAAGAGATCATCGACTCCGCCTACGAGCCCGGGGACAGGATCAATCCTCGCCTGCTCTCCCGGCGTATGCGCGTGCCCCGCGCATCGGTCGACGCGGCGCTGCGCCGGATGGTCGATGACAAGCTGCTCGATGGGTCCCGCGGTGGTGCGCGGATCCCGCTGATCACGACCGGCGATGTGCTCGACCTCTATGCCGCCCGCATGGCCATCGGCGAGGTGGTGCTGCGCTCTCTGTCCCTGCGTCCACAGCGCTACCTCGTGCCCGTACAGCTGGCCCTGCGGCAGGTCGAGGCGTCGGCGCCGACGCGCAGCGGGATCGACGTCGAGGACGCCGACCTGCACTACCAGCAGGAGCTCGCCAGGGCCTCGGGGCTGCGCGAGTCCGCACGGGTGTTCGAGGCCGTGACGCTGCGGCTGAGGCTGTTCATCTCCGTGCTCCAGCTCGACTACTCGCCGGCCAGCGACCGCATCGTCAGCGACGACCGGGCGATGTTCGCGGCCCTGAGCCGCGGGGACGCGAAGACCGCCATCGAGGTCTGGAGGGGCAAGGTCGACAATGCGGTGCGGCATATGGCGGGCCTGCTCGGACGGCGTCGCTTCGACCAGGAGCTGTGGACTCAGCTGACGCGCAGCCTCGCGTGA
- a CDS encoding ExeM/NucH family extracellular endonuclease, translating to MKVTTTLSAAAAISLVAGLTLPLDPAGAATVADADTPAGDTHISEIAYTLDTDFVEIAADPGTDVSGWTVGSVTRGGSVQAQENTTTVPEDTTVGDSGALALEVPITNSVRAGSAADGDYGSSAFVIDESGALLDFQQIGGTVGGKGVTGTKNTFTPDPVIGQDAEPTGATASGGDSIQLVDDAWTSASPTPNALPDSDDDGDGDDGDGDDDGDGTTPGEVTPIADIQSTGEESPLQGKKVTTRGIVTAAYPEGGLDGYYIQTPGSGGPDDATPGASDGVFVYSPDTVADVDIDDHVEVTGTVSERYGQTQISVSVSGLTTLDEPAEAVKPDEDAFPDDPAEREALEGMLLQPGEALTVADNYNTNTYGEVVLATGEGTLPQATDVERPGSPEAKALEQENLEREVVLDDGATVNFLKSDTDVPLPYLSKDAPVRVGASASFTSPVVLGFDHEKWRFQPTTRLTGDNAEAVQPTRFTDTRTDAPESVGGQVSLASFNVLNYFTTTGDQLDGCEYYDDREGNHITVRGGCDTRGAATEESLKRQETKIVTAINKVDTSVVSLMEIENSAAFGEDRDAALSTLVDRLNEAAGAEKWAFVPSPTQVPSDEDVIRNAQIYQPAEVAPQGVSTILDDEDAFSNAREPLSQAFAPKDSAGEVEKDKTFVTITNHFKSKGSGEGPGNEDSGDGQGASNADRVMQAKSLVDFAADRQEAADSDFVYLLGDFNSYTQEDPMQVFYEAGYKDVAAEKTKKSTYVYQSRTGSLDHVLALDTSTDGDASTGAQNTGTEAALPSSGFDAITGADVWNINSVEPLALEYSRFNYNVADLFAPDQFRASDHDPVVVGLFDEDSEDGADEGSEDADSSDSAGSDGGGSNADGGSSAADGGASASDSDGTNAGSNSASGSDAAGHLPRTGADPTVMMAIAAGLIAIGASVVLLIRRRRLS from the coding sequence ATGAAAGTCACGACCACCCTCTCCGCCGCCGCAGCGATCAGCCTCGTCGCGGGACTGACGCTCCCGCTGGACCCTGCCGGTGCCGCCACCGTCGCGGATGCCGATACCCCGGCCGGCGACACTCACATCTCCGAGATCGCCTACACGCTCGACACGGACTTCGTCGAGATCGCCGCCGATCCCGGTACCGATGTCTCGGGCTGGACCGTCGGTTCCGTGACTCGCGGAGGCAGCGTCCAGGCACAGGAGAACACGACCACGGTGCCGGAGGACACGACGGTCGGCGACTCCGGCGCACTGGCGCTCGAGGTGCCGATCACGAACTCCGTCAGGGCAGGCTCGGCCGCCGACGGCGATTACGGTTCGAGCGCCTTTGTCATCGACGAATCCGGCGCGCTTCTTGATTTCCAGCAGATCGGCGGCACCGTCGGCGGCAAGGGAGTCACCGGCACGAAGAACACCTTCACCCCCGATCCCGTCATCGGCCAGGACGCCGAACCGACCGGCGCGACTGCCTCGGGCGGAGACTCGATCCAACTCGTCGATGACGCCTGGACATCCGCCTCCCCGACCCCGAATGCCCTACCCGACAGCGACGACGACGGCGACGGGGACGACGGCGACGGGGACGACGACGGCGATGGCACCACCCCCGGCGAAGTCACCCCGATCGCCGACATCCAAAGCACAGGCGAGGAAAGCCCCCTGCAGGGCAAAAAGGTGACCACCCGCGGCATCGTCACCGCCGCCTATCCCGAGGGCGGCCTCGACGGCTACTACATTCAGACGCCGGGGTCCGGTGGCCCCGACGATGCGACCCCGGGAGCCTCCGACGGCGTGTTCGTCTATTCCCCCGACACCGTCGCCGACGTGGACATCGACGACCACGTCGAGGTCACCGGCACCGTGTCCGAACGCTACGGCCAGACCCAGATCTCCGTGTCCGTCAGCGGACTGACCACGCTCGATGAACCCGCCGAGGCGGTCAAACCGGATGAGGACGCGTTCCCCGACGATCCTGCCGAACGTGAGGCGCTCGAGGGCATGCTCCTCCAGCCCGGCGAAGCGCTGACCGTGGCCGATAACTACAACACGAACACGTACGGTGAGGTCGTGCTGGCCACCGGCGAGGGCACCCTCCCGCAGGCCACCGACGTCGAACGACCCGGCAGCCCCGAGGCGAAGGCCCTGGAGCAGGAGAACCTCGAACGTGAGGTCGTCCTCGACGACGGGGCGACCGTCAACTTCCTCAAGTCCGACACGGACGTGCCGCTGCCCTACCTGTCCAAGGACGCCCCGGTCCGTGTCGGGGCGAGCGCGTCGTTCACCTCGCCCGTGGTCCTCGGCTTCGATCACGAGAAGTGGCGGTTCCAGCCGACGACCCGTCTGACCGGTGATAACGCCGAAGCAGTGCAGCCGACGAGATTCACCGACACTCGCACCGACGCCCCGGAATCCGTCGGCGGTCAGGTCAGCCTCGCGAGCTTCAACGTCCTCAACTACTTCACCACGACCGGTGATCAGCTCGACGGGTGCGAGTACTACGATGATCGCGAAGGCAACCACATCACCGTCCGCGGCGGCTGCGATACTCGTGGAGCGGCGACGGAGGAGAGCCTCAAGCGCCAGGAGACGAAGATCGTCACCGCGATCAACAAGGTCGACACCTCTGTCGTTTCGCTCATGGAGATCGAGAACTCCGCGGCCTTCGGCGAGGATCGCGACGCGGCCCTGTCGACGCTCGTCGATCGCCTCAACGAGGCGGCCGGGGCCGAGAAGTGGGCTTTCGTGCCCTCCCCCACGCAGGTGCCGTCCGATGAGGACGTCATCCGCAATGCGCAGATCTATCAGCCCGCCGAGGTGGCCCCGCAGGGAGTGTCAACGATCCTTGACGATGAGGATGCGTTCTCGAATGCGCGCGAACCCCTGTCCCAGGCGTTTGCACCGAAGGATTCGGCCGGCGAGGTCGAGAAGGACAAGACCTTCGTGACGATCACGAACCACTTCAAGTCGAAGGGTTCGGGCGAGGGCCCGGGCAATGAGGACAGCGGTGATGGTCAGGGAGCCTCGAACGCCGACCGTGTGATGCAGGCGAAATCACTCGTGGACTTCGCCGCAGACCGGCAGGAGGCTGCGGACAGCGACTTCGTCTACCTGCTCGGAGACTTCAACTCCTACACGCAGGAGGATCCGATGCAGGTCTTCTACGAGGCCGGGTACAAGGATGTCGCAGCGGAGAAGACGAAGAAATCGACCTATGTCTATCAGTCACGCACCGGCAGCCTCGACCATGTGCTCGCGCTCGACACCTCGACAGACGGGGACGCGTCGACCGGTGCACAGAACACCGGCACCGAGGCGGCCCTGCCTTCCAGCGGATTCGACGCGATCACCGGCGCCGACGTGTGGAACATCAATTCGGTCGAACCGCTCGCTCTCGAATACAGCCGGTTCAACTACAACGTCGCCGATCTCTTCGCACCGGACCAGTTCCGCGCCTCCGACCACGATCCGGTGGTCGTCGGACTCTTCGATGAGGACTCGGAGGACGGGGCCGACGAGGGTTCCGAGGACGCAGACAGCTCGGACTCTGCCGGCTCGGACGGCGGCGGAAGCAACGCCGACGGCGGCAGCTCGGCCGCTGACGGCGGTGCTTCTGCAAGCGATTCCGACGGGACGAACGCTGGCAGCAACAGCGCGAGCGGCAGCGACGCGGCCGGCCATCTGCCCAGAACGGGTGCCGACCCGACGGTGATGATGGCGATCGCGGCGGGTCTCATCGCGATCGGCGCGAGCGTCGTCCTCCTCATCCGCCGGCGCCGTCTGAGCTGA